Genomic segment of Streptomyces alboniger:
TCGCCGACCTCGTGCTCTGGGTCCCCACGCGCGACGGCACCCGCTATGTCTCCGTGGCGCAGATGCGGCCCAACACCGGCCCCACCTCCTACCAGGACGACATGGTCGGCCACCTCGTGCCCCGCGGCCGCCGCCCCCTCCTGGACGCGGCGCTGGACGAGGGCCGCATCGTGCGCGAGGGCGACCCGGAGTGGCGTGAGGAGGTCCCGGTGCGCGTCGAGTCCATTCCCGTACGCAGGGAAGGACGCGTCCTGGGAGTGATCGCCCGCAACACCAACCTGCTCACCGTGCGTACCCCCTCGCGGCTCGAACTGACCTACCTCCAGTCGGCGTCCGACCTGGCGCAGATGATCGCCGCCGGGTCGTTCCCCTTCCCGGGGCAGCAGGTCGACATGGACGCCTCCCCGCGCGTGGGGGACGGTCTGCTCAGGCTCGACGCCGACGGCATCGTCCAGTACGCGTCACCGAACGCGCTCTCCGCGTACCACCGGCTGGGCCTCGCGTCCGACCTGGTCGGCCACCACCTCGGCAGGGCCACGGCCGAACTCGCACCGTCCCGCGGCCCGGTGGACGAGGCCCTGGCCAAGGTCGCGAGCGGCTGGGCGCCGCGCGAGTTCGAGATCGAGGGCGGCGACGGCGTGATCCAGCTGCGCGCTATCCCGCTCAAGCCCAAGGGGCCGCGCATCGGTTCTCTCGTACTCCTTCGTGACGTCACCGAACTCCGCCGCCGCGAGCGCGAGTTGATCACCAAGGACGCCACCATCCGGGAGATCCACCACCGGGTGAAGAACAACCTCCAGACGGTCGCCGCGCTGCTGCGACTCCAGGCCCGGCGCATCGACTCCGCCAAGGGCAGGGAGGCGCTGGAGGAGGCGGTGCGGCGCGTGGGCTCCATCGCCATCGTCCACGAGACGCTTTCTCAGAACCTCGACGAGCGCGTGGAGTTCGACGAGATCGCCGACCGGGTCCTCGCGATGGTCGCCGAGATCTCGCCCGGCAAGGTCACCGGCCGGCGCACCGGACGCTTCGGCATCCTCGACGCCGAGGTGGCGACGCCCCTCTCGATGGTCCTCACGGAGATCTTGCAGAACGCCCTGGAGCACGGCTTCCGCGAAGGGGACACCGGCACGGTCGAGGTCTCCGCGGTGCGCGGCGGCACGACCAAGGACGCGCGGCTGCTGATCACCGTCCAGGATGACGGCATCGGTCTGCCCGAGGGCTTCGACCCGCATCGCTCCGGCAATCTGGGCCTGCAAATCGTGCGCACCCTCGTGGAGGGGGAGCTGGGCGGCACCTTCGACATGGTCCGCGCCCCGGAGCGCGGCACCCAGGTGATCCTCGACGTGCCCCTCAGCGGCGCCAAGTAGACGCCAAGCAGACGACCGGCAGATCGCGAGCCGCAGAGCACAGCAGTGAGCCCCGGACCGATGTGGTCCGGGGCTCACTGCTCACGTTGCGATGCGCATCGGGGGTACTGCGCGGCTGCGGCTCGGGGGCGGGAGATGCGTACTCGCTGTACGCGCCGCCAAGCTCAGGCTCGTAGGGGGCGTGGGCGTCAGGCGCTGGCCTGGCGTGCACGGTTGCGAGCGGCGCGGCGCTTCATTGCGCGGCGCTCGTCCTCGCTGAGGCCACCCCAGACGCCGGAGTCCTGGCCGGACTCGAGCGCCCACTGCAGGCACTGCTCCATGACGGGGCAGCGGCGGCAGACGGCCTTGGCTTCCTCGATCTGCAGCAGCGCAGGACCGGTGTTGCCGATGGGGAAGAAGAGCTCGGGGTCTTCCTCGCGGCAAACGGCGTTGTGACGCCAGTCCATGGCTGCTACCTCTCCTTGGTATTACATGCAGGTTGCTTGTGAATGTGAACGCTTTCACGAATCCCTCGACGCGGGAAGGGCCGACGCCCAGTCGCCTGGTGTGGACCTTGTGGTGGAGGAGGGGTTCTGGCTCTCTGTGGGGCCGATGTTGCGGGCCGTCCCGATCGCCATGTAGAGATTCGCAAACCTCGGCGGCGGATACAACCCCTTCAGGAAAGTTTTTTTTGATTCCTCAGTGTCGGCTGGGTCACAGCCGTACTTCCATGGGGTGGACCCTGGTCTAAACGTTCGAGTGAAAGGACTTTGGGCCCTTCCACTCACACAATCACACGCAGTGCACGGCGAACGCCTGTGAACGTCACGCTCGTCCGCAGCCCCAGGTGGTCACCGTCCATCTGGAGGGGGAGAGGGACCTTGGAATGCAAGGTGAAGTCCGTGAGGTCGTGGAGCGTGACCGCGTGCTTACCGTGCGGTCCGCGCTCCGGCGTGGAGGTCAGGAGCTGCGTGCCGTAACGGGCCACCGCGGCCGTCGAGAGCTTCTTCAGACCGAGCACGTCCAGACCCGTGTCGAAGGAGGCCCGCGGCGATGCGTACAGGGGGCGATTGCCCAGGTAGGAGTAGGGAGAGGTGTTGCAGACTATCGACATCACCAGGTCCGTCACCGGGTCCTCGCCCGGCCGCTCCACGGTGATCATGCCGCGCCGCCGGTGGGGCTCGTCGAGGAACTGGCGGAGCACCTGGCGCACATAGAGGGCGTGCGTCGAGCGCCTGCCGAGCTCCCGCTGCTGCTCGACCCTGCCGACCACGCCCCCGTCGAAGCCGAGGCCGGCACAGAACGTGAACCAGCGCGAAGGCACCGCCTCGTCCTCCGTGCCCGGCGTGCCGCCCGCGAGGCCGAGGCCCACCGTGCGCTCGCTGCCCTCGCGCAGGGCGTCCAGCAGGGCGCCGGTGGCCTCCACGGCGTCGTTCGGCAGCCCCAGGGCGCGCGCGAAGACATTGGTGGAGCCGCCGGGGACGACGGCGAGGCGCGGGAGGCGGTCCGGGTCGGGGCCGTGGTGCAGCAGGCCGTTGACCACTTCGTTGACCGTGCCGTCGCCACCCAGGGCGACGACCAGCTCGATGTCCTTGCTCTCCGCGGCCTGCCGGCCCAGGTCTCTGGCGTGCCCGCGGTACTCCGTGGTGACCGCCTCGAGCTTCATCTCGCTCGCCAGCGCGTGGACCAGTACGTCACGCGTACGCGCACTGGTGGTGGTTGCCGCCGGGTTGACCACGAGAAGTGCACGCATGCGCAGCAGACTACCTAGGGGTCTTTACCTGGCCTAGACCGAGGTGCCGCGGCGGCCGGGGCCGAGGTGCCGGGGGGCGTGTACGCGGAGCTACCCTGCTGGAGTGAGCACTGAGCGGAAATCCACCCCCGAAGCCCCGGAGCCGCCCGTCTCGGGCCCGCGTCCCGGGCGGCTGACCGCCGCCGCGGCCCTGTGCGCGCTGGAGGGTCTCGCCCTGCTCGCCGGGGGTGTGTACATGCTCGTGATGGGTCTCGCGGGTACGCCCGACAATCCGCGGCAGGCCGAGACCGGCGGCATCACGCTGATCGTCCTCGCGCTGCTCCCGCTGCTGGCCGCGCGCGGGCTGATGAAGCTGCGCCGGTGGAGCCGCGGCCCCGCGATCATCACGCAGATCATGGCGTTGCCGGTGGCCTGGCAGCTGTTGCAGGCCGACAGCGCGGCGATCCCGGCCGGGATCGTCCTCGCGATCGTGGCCGTCGCGTCGCTGGTGCTTCTGATCAATCCCGCGACGACCGAGGCCCTCGGTATCCGGGGCCCCGGCAACGTACAGGACCAGAAGTAGGCCGCTAC
This window contains:
- a CDS encoding sensor histidine kinase yields the protein MNDLVRQHTALGDSDLEWLHLLVSEWQLLSDLSFADLVLWVPTRDGTRYVSVAQMRPNTGPTSYQDDMVGHLVPRGRRPLLDAALDEGRIVREGDPEWREEVPVRVESIPVRREGRVLGVIARNTNLLTVRTPSRLELTYLQSASDLAQMIAAGSFPFPGQQVDMDASPRVGDGLLRLDADGIVQYASPNALSAYHRLGLASDLVGHHLGRATAELAPSRGPVDEALAKVASGWAPREFEIEGGDGVIQLRAIPLKPKGPRIGSLVLLRDVTELRRRERELITKDATIREIHHRVKNNLQTVAALLRLQARRIDSAKGREALEEAVRRVGSIAIVHETLSQNLDERVEFDEIADRVLAMVAEISPGKVTGRRTGRFGILDAEVATPLSMVLTEILQNALEHGFREGDTGTVEVSAVRGGTTKDARLLITVQDDGIGLPEGFDPHRSGNLGLQIVRTLVEGELGGTFDMVRAPERGTQVILDVPLSGAK
- a CDS encoding WhiB family transcriptional regulator translates to MDWRHNAVCREEDPELFFPIGNTGPALLQIEEAKAVCRRCPVMEQCLQWALESGQDSGVWGGLSEDERRAMKRRAARNRARQASA
- a CDS encoding diacylglycerol/lipid kinase family protein — encoded protein: MRALLVVNPAATTTSARTRDVLVHALASEMKLEAVTTEYRGHARDLGRQAAESKDIELVVALGGDGTVNEVVNGLLHHGPDPDRLPRLAVVPGGSTNVFARALGLPNDAVEATGALLDALREGSERTVGLGLAGGTPGTEDEAVPSRWFTFCAGLGFDGGVVGRVEQQRELGRRSTHALYVRQVLRQFLDEPHRRRGMITVERPGEDPVTDLVMSIVCNTSPYSYLGNRPLYASPRASFDTGLDVLGLKKLSTAAVARYGTQLLTSTPERGPHGKHAVTLHDLTDFTLHSKVPLPLQMDGDHLGLRTSVTFTGVRRALRVIV